A DNA window from Piliocolobus tephrosceles isolate RC106 chromosome 9, ASM277652v3, whole genome shotgun sequence contains the following coding sequences:
- the LOC113223584 gene encoding uncharacterized protein LOC113223584 isoform X4 yields the protein MAGAGGGGCPAGGNDFQWCFSQVKGAIEEDVAEGCGKESLGLLPQIVLSRQQLHLPLALLIRGNDNSVKTADDVQGL from the exons ATGGCAG GAGCCGGAGGCGGCGGCTGCCCCGCAGGCGGCAACGACTTCCAGTGGTGCTTCTCGCAGGTCAAGGGGGCCATCGAGGAGGACGTGGCCGAAG GGTGTGGAAAGGAGAGCTTGGGGCTGCTGCCACAGATCGTGCTGAGCCGCCAGCAGCTCCACCTGCCCTTGGCTTTGCTCATCCGTGGAAATGACAACAGCGTGAAAACGGCAGATGACGTACAAGGATTATGA